Proteins encoded by one window of Lepeophtheirus salmonis chromosome 3, UVic_Lsal_1.4, whole genome shotgun sequence:
- the Ggt-1 gene encoding glutathione hydrolase 1 proenzyme isoform X4, whose protein sequence is MNLGNFKLFGLSFRLTKKQLLLMSMGLVISFVAIIVSILYLGQAHAIPSEKERVYNAIYSNGAISIDGPRCAKIGYDVIKRNGSVVDAAIAALFCNGIVCPHSMGIGGGFGMIYYRKSDGKAFSLNAREWAPEWSNYTMFNGNQNASTFGPLSMAVPGEIMGYWEMKKTLGSPSVTWESIIQPSIDMARNGIQVSKHLAKTLKEMRDYIFMSQGLKEIFVDPGTNDILQEGDVYKREKFADTLEKISENPMDFYKGQMAEAISREIKMEGGIITTQDMNSYKVEWMDPVGFEFQDGLKVHSISPPFGGANLIYILNILDHYPKDELKSIFYSEEPALWYHRLTEAFKWAYGVRSRLGDPNDEQIASSVEQLIKEITSPEYGQEAFKLINDSFTVNNASFYGGDFVSREDHGTSQLSIIGPNGDAISVTSTINTHFGSKVVGQETGIIYNNEMDDFSSPNITNYFGLKPSPNNFIRPKKRPVSSMSPSIFVDHNGSVVLSIGAAGGSRITTATAYTSLLNLWLDKSIDISIDMRRIHHQLLPMELHYEKGFDGEILDELKSRRHVVVEDNPDYSVVQAVARTSDFKYHAFSDTRKDGEVYGE, encoded by the exons GTTTCGTTTGACgaaaaaacaattacttttaaTGTCTATGGGTCTCGTCATTTCATTCGTAGCAATCATTGTTTCAATACTCTATCTGGGGCAAGCACACGCTATTCCCTCTGAAAAGGAGCGAGTCTATAACGCAATATACTCCAATGGGGCGATCTCCATAGATGGACCTCGTTGTGCTAAAATTGGATA TGATGTGATTAAGCGGAATGGAAGTGTTGTCGATGCGGCCATTGCTGCACTTTTTTGCAACGGAATAGTATGCCCTCATAGTATGGGTATTGGTGGGGGATTTGGTATGATATATTACCGAAAGTCTGATGGAAAAGCCTTCTCCTTGAATGCTCGAGAATGGGCACCTGAATGGTCAAATTATACCATGTTCAATGGGAACCAGAATGCTTCCACTTTTGGACCCTTATCAATGGCCGTTCCAGGAGAAATTATGGGATATtgggaaatgaaaaaaactctAGGGAGTCCTTCTGTAACTTGGGAGTCCATCATTCAACCCAGCATTGATATGGCTCGAAATGGAATCCAAGTTTCGAAGCATTTGGCAAAAACTCTTAAAGAAATGAGGGATTATATATTCATGAGTCAGGGATTAAA agAAATCTTTGTGGATCCTGGAACAAACGATATTCTCCAAGAGGGAGATGTATACAAGCGAGAAAAATTTGCAGATACCCtggaaaaaatatctgaaaaccCCATGGATTTTTACAAGGGACAAATGGCCGAAGCTATTAGTAGGGAAATCAAAATGGAAGGTGGTATTATCACGACACAGGACATGAACTCCTATAA AGTTGAATGGATGGATCCCGTGGGTTTTGAATTCCAAGATGGCCTTAAAGTACATAGTATTTCTCCTCCTTTTGGTGGAGCAAATCTcatttatatcttaaatatccTGGATCATTATCCAAAGGATGaacttaaaagtattttctactCAGAAGAGCCCGCACTCTGGTATCATCGTTTGACTGAAGCGTTTAAGTGGGCTTATGGAGTACGTTCCAGACTCGGTGATCCCAATGATGAACAAATAGCCAGTAGTGTCGAACAG ttaatcaaagaaataacGTCACCAGAATATGGTCAAGAAGCGTTTAAACTTATCAATGACTCTTTTACTGTGAACAACGCTTCTTTTTATGGCGGAGATTTTGTGTCAAGAGAGGACCATGGTACGTCCCAACTCTCAATCATAGGCCCCAATGGTGACGCCATATCTGTTACTAGCACAATCAATACCCA CTTTGGCTCCAAGGTTGTGGGGCAAGAAACAgggattatttataataatgaaatggaCGATTTCTCATCAccaaatataacaaattattttggtttGAAGCCATCTCCTAATAATTTCATTCGACCTAAAAAACGTCCAGTCTCTTCCATGAGTCCTTCTATTTTTGTGGATCACAATGGTAGTGTTGTGTTATCAATTGGCGCAGCGGGAGGCTCACGAATCACAACTGCCACTGCATAT ACCTCGTTACTCAATCTGTGGCTTGATAAATCCATTGATATTTCGATAGATATGAGAAGAATACATCATCAACTTTTGCCCATGGAGCTACACTACGAGAAAGGATTTGATGGA GAAATCCTCGATGAACTTAAATCTCGCAGACATGTCGTCGTGGAGGACAATCCCGACTATTCCGTTGTTCAAGCTGTAGCAAGAACGTCAGATTTTAAATATCATGCATTTTCGGATACTCGAAAAGATGGGGAGGTTTATGGGGAATGA